A region from the Streptomyces lydicus genome encodes:
- a CDS encoding ABC transporter ATP-binding protein, producing the protein MSTLTIDHVSRWFGNVVAVNDITMSIGPGVTGLLGPNGAGKSTLINMMGGFLAPSNGSVTLDGTTIWRNAGIYRHIGIVPEREAMYDFLTGREFVLANAELHGLGRAEAARALATVEMEYAQDRKISTYSKGMRQRVKMASALVHDPSVLLLDEPFNGMDPRQRMQLMELLRQMGDQGRTVLFSSHILEEVEQLASHIEVVVAGRHAASGDFRKIRRLMTDRPHRYLVRSDNDRALAGALIADPSTAGIEVDLAEGALRIQAVDFGRFTELLPRVARDHGIRLLTVSPSDESLESVFSYLVAA; encoded by the coding sequence ATGAGCACTCTCACCATCGACCATGTCTCGCGCTGGTTCGGCAACGTCGTCGCCGTCAACGACATCACGATGAGCATCGGCCCCGGCGTGACCGGCCTGCTCGGTCCCAACGGCGCGGGCAAGTCCACGCTCATCAACATGATGGGCGGCTTCCTCGCGCCCTCCAACGGCTCGGTCACCCTCGACGGGACCACGATCTGGCGCAACGCCGGTATCTACCGCCACATCGGCATCGTCCCGGAGCGCGAGGCGATGTACGACTTCCTCACGGGGCGCGAATTCGTCCTCGCCAACGCGGAGTTGCACGGGCTCGGCCGGGCGGAGGCGGCCAGGGCGCTGGCCACCGTCGAGATGGAGTACGCCCAGGACCGCAAGATCTCGACGTACAGCAAGGGCATGCGGCAGCGCGTGAAGATGGCTTCCGCGCTGGTCCACGACCCGTCCGTGCTGCTGCTCGACGAGCCGTTCAACGGCATGGACCCCCGCCAGCGGATGCAGCTGATGGAGCTGCTGCGGCAGATGGGCGACCAGGGTCGTACGGTCCTGTTCTCCTCGCACATCCTCGAAGAGGTCGAACAGCTCGCCTCCCACATCGAGGTGGTGGTGGCCGGACGGCATGCCGCGTCCGGTGACTTCCGCAAGATCCGCCGCCTGATGACGGACCGCCCGCACCGCTATCTGGTCCGTTCCGACAACGACCGGGCGCTGGCCGGTGCGCTGATCGCCGACCCCTCGACGGCCGGCATCGAGGTGGACCTCGCCGAAGGCGCGCTGCGCATCCAGGCGGTCGACTTCGGCCGCTTCACCGAACTCCTGCCGCGGGTCGCCCGCGACCACGGCATCCGCCTTCTGACGGTCTCGCCCTCCGACGAGTCGCTGGAATCCGTCTTCTCCTACCTCGTAGCGGCCTGA
- a CDS encoding ABC transporter permease: MSPEPTTSASATSAPATSASAAPGGAYIHNIGYRHYDGPRLGRAYARRSLFSQSLRGAYGLGRSAKSKVLPMLLFAVMCLPAAIMVAVAVVTKSGSLPVSYSRYAVYLQAVIGLYLASQAPQSVSRDLRFKSIPLYFSRPIERSDYVASKFAAMTGALLILTGAPLLVLYVGALLAELDFADQTKGLAQGLVAVLLLSLLFAGIGLVVSAITPRRGFGVAAVIAVLTIPYGAVTAVQGISFAQGNEAAVGWLGLFSPITLIDGVQSTFLGGASSFPNGVEPSTGAGFVYLLVTLAVIAGCYALLMRRYRKAGL; encoded by the coding sequence ATGTCGCCTGAGCCCACGACGTCCGCATCCGCGACTTCCGCGCCCGCGACGTCCGCATCCGCCGCGCCGGGCGGCGCCTATATCCACAACATCGGCTACCGGCACTACGACGGCCCCCGTCTGGGCCGCGCCTACGCCCGGCGGTCGCTCTTCTCGCAGAGCCTGCGCGGCGCCTACGGTCTGGGCCGCTCGGCGAAGAGCAAGGTCCTGCCGATGCTGCTCTTCGCGGTGATGTGCCTGCCCGCCGCGATCATGGTTGCGGTGGCGGTGGTCACCAAGTCCGGCAGCCTCCCGGTCAGCTACTCCCGCTACGCCGTCTACCTCCAGGCCGTCATCGGCCTCTACCTCGCCTCCCAGGCCCCGCAGTCGGTCTCGCGTGACCTGCGCTTCAAGTCCATACCGCTGTACTTCTCCCGCCCCATCGAGCGCAGCGACTACGTGGCATCGAAGTTCGCGGCGATGACCGGCGCTCTGCTGATCCTCACCGGCGCCCCGCTGCTGGTCCTCTACGTCGGCGCGCTGCTGGCCGAGCTGGACTTCGCCGACCAGACCAAGGGGCTGGCACAAGGACTGGTCGCCGTGCTGCTGCTCTCACTGCTGTTCGCCGGAATCGGTCTGGTCGTCTCCGCGATCACGCCCCGTCGTGGCTTCGGCGTCGCCGCCGTGATCGCCGTCCTCACCATTCCGTACGGTGCGGTGACCGCAGTCCAGGGCATTTCCTTCGCGCAGGGCAACGAGGCCGCCGTCGGCTGGCTGGGGCTGTTCTCCCCCATCACGCTGATCGACGGTGTGCAGTCGACCTTCCTCGGCGGCGCCAGCTCCTTCCCCAACGGCGTGGAGCCCTCGACCGGCGCCGGATTCGTCTATCTCCTCGTCACCCTGGCCGTCATCGCCGGCTGTTACGCCCTGCTGATGCGCCGCTACCGGAAGGCCGGACTGTGA
- a CDS encoding ABC transporter ATP-binding protein: MAGATTVDDVTVIVTESLSKRYPRVTALDRLSLDIAPGVTGLVGANGAGKSTLIKILLGLAPATEGTAHVLGLDVTKDGGTIRERVGYMPEHDCLPPDVSATEFVVHMARMSGLPPAAARERTADTLRHVGLYEERYRPIGGYSTGMKQRVKLAQALVHDPELVFLDEPTNGLDPAGRDEMLGLIRRVHSDFGISVLVTSHLLGELERTCDHVVVIDGGALLRSSSTDEFTQVTASLAVEVTDTDAHPDGTAALRAALAAAGATVTTGAAGSESLASAGHLLYVEAAGEGTYDLVRDTVAGLGLGLVRMEQRRHRIAEVFRDTDAAHDTPATAGAPSAPYATQDGGAHDVA, encoded by the coding sequence GTGGCCGGTGCCACTACCGTCGATGACGTGACTGTGATCGTGACCGAAAGCCTGAGCAAGCGGTACCCGCGGGTGACCGCGTTGGACCGGCTCTCCCTTGACATCGCCCCCGGCGTAACGGGCCTGGTGGGCGCCAACGGTGCCGGCAAGTCCACCCTGATCAAGATCCTTCTAGGACTGGCCCCGGCCACCGAAGGGACCGCGCATGTCCTCGGCCTGGACGTGACCAAGGATGGCGGCACCATCCGTGAGCGGGTCGGCTATATGCCCGAGCACGACTGCCTGCCTCCGGACGTCTCGGCCACCGAATTCGTCGTGCACATGGCCCGGATGTCCGGACTGCCGCCGGCCGCCGCCCGTGAGCGCACCGCGGACACCCTGCGCCACGTCGGCCTCTACGAGGAGCGCTACCGCCCCATCGGCGGCTACTCCACGGGTATGAAGCAGCGGGTGAAGCTGGCACAGGCGCTGGTCCACGACCCGGAGCTGGTGTTCCTCGACGAGCCCACCAACGGCCTCGACCCGGCCGGGCGGGACGAGATGCTCGGCCTGATCCGGCGCGTTCACAGCGACTTCGGGATCTCCGTCCTGGTGACCTCCCACCTCCTCGGTGAGCTGGAGCGGACCTGTGATCATGTCGTCGTCATCGACGGCGGCGCCCTGCTGCGCTCCTCCTCGACGGATGAGTTCACGCAGGTCACGGCGTCGCTGGCGGTCGAGGTCACGGACACCGACGCCCATCCGGACGGCACCGCGGCGCTGCGTGCGGCGCTGGCCGCCGCCGGAGCCACCGTCACCACCGGCGCCGCAGGCTCCGAAAGCCTCGCCTCCGCCGGGCACCTCCTGTACGTCGAGGCGGCCGGAGAGGGCACCTACGACCTGGTGCGGGACACCGTCGCCGGACTCGGGCTCGGCCTGGTCCGGATGGAACAGCGCCGGCACCGGATCGCCGAGGTCTTCCGCGACACGGACGCGGCGCACGACACCCCTGCCACCGCGGGCGCCCCGAGCGCCCCGTATGCCACCCAGGACGGAGGCGCCCACGATGTCGCCTGA
- a CDS encoding SDR family oxidoreductase: MNTGRGRRKGQLPGLGPHPGAGNGAGLDGSGLDGARERWVRTGGIELCVAELGDPAQPTVMLVHGYPDSKEVWSEVARGLADRFHVVLYDVRGCGRSTAPQPLRGGFTLEKLTDDFLAVADAVSPDRPVHLVGHDWGSVQAWEFATVRRTEGRIASFTSMSGPSLDHFGHWIKKRRAHPTPRRAAQLLHQSAKSWYVYLLHTPVLPELAWKGPLGKRWPRILQRLEKVPGGDYPTASLPADAAHGAWLYRDNVLPRLRRPRDDAFAHCPVQLITPTGDAFLSQRLYDDLEQWAPQLVRRTLPAKHWVPRTRPDQLVSWISAFVTAEEEGNEAQQVVASGPHADRFGGQLVLVTGAAGGIGRATAFAFAQAGARIVAVDRDAEGAARTAELSRLIGAPAAWAEVVDVSDEAAMEKLADKVGAEYGTVDVLVNNAGIGLSGPFLQTGTEDWKKVLDVNLWGVIHGCRSFGKRMAHRGQGGHIVNIASAAAFQPSRVLPAYSTSKAAVLMLSECLRAELAGQGIGVSAICPGLVNTGITATARFTGVSADEEKRRQARASRMYRLRNYPPEKVADAILRAVVRNQAVVPVTPEARGAHLMSRFTPRALRALARFEPRL; the protein is encoded by the coding sequence GTGAACACGGGACGAGGTCGGCGAAAGGGACAGCTACCGGGGCTAGGGCCGCATCCCGGGGCCGGAAACGGTGCCGGGCTCGACGGCTCGGGGCTCGACGGTGCGCGGGAGCGCTGGGTACGGACCGGTGGCATCGAGCTGTGCGTCGCCGAGCTGGGGGATCCGGCACAGCCCACGGTGATGCTGGTGCACGGCTATCCGGACAGCAAAGAGGTGTGGTCCGAGGTCGCCCGCGGCCTGGCCGACCGGTTCCATGTGGTGCTGTACGACGTGCGGGGCTGCGGCCGGTCCACCGCGCCGCAGCCGCTGCGCGGCGGCTTCACCCTGGAGAAGCTGACGGACGACTTCCTGGCCGTCGCCGACGCCGTCAGCCCCGACCGCCCGGTTCACCTCGTCGGCCACGACTGGGGCTCGGTCCAGGCCTGGGAGTTCGCCACGGTGCGCCGTACGGAGGGCCGGATCGCCTCCTTCACCTCCATGTCGGGCCCGTCCCTGGACCACTTCGGCCACTGGATCAAGAAGCGCAGGGCGCACCCCACGCCCCGGCGCGCTGCCCAGCTCCTCCACCAGAGCGCCAAGTCCTGGTACGTCTATCTGCTGCACACGCCGGTACTGCCCGAGCTGGCGTGGAAGGGTCCGCTCGGTAAGCGCTGGCCACGGATCCTGCAGCGCCTGGAGAAGGTACCGGGCGGTGACTACCCGACCGCTTCACTGCCGGCCGATGCCGCCCACGGCGCCTGGCTCTACCGTGACAACGTTCTTCCCCGGCTCCGCCGCCCGCGCGACGACGCCTTTGCGCACTGCCCGGTCCAGCTGATCACCCCGACCGGCGATGCTTTCCTCTCCCAGCGGCTGTACGACGACCTGGAGCAGTGGGCGCCCCAGCTGGTGCGCCGCACCCTCCCGGCCAAGCACTGGGTCCCGCGTACCCGCCCCGACCAGCTCGTCTCCTGGATCAGTGCGTTCGTCACCGCCGAGGAAGAGGGGAATGAGGCACAGCAGGTCGTGGCGTCCGGGCCGCATGCCGACCGGTTCGGCGGTCAACTGGTGCTGGTGACCGGCGCGGCCGGCGGCATCGGCCGGGCGACGGCGTTCGCCTTCGCCCAGGCCGGCGCGCGGATCGTCGCCGTCGACCGGGATGCCGAGGGTGCGGCGCGGACCGCCGAGCTCTCCCGGCTGATCGGTGCGCCGGCGGCCTGGGCGGAGGTCGTCGACGTCTCGGACGAGGCGGCGATGGAGAAGCTCGCCGACAAGGTCGGCGCCGAGTACGGCACCGTCGACGTCCTGGTGAACAACGCCGGCATCGGCTTGTCCGGACCCTTCCTGCAGACCGGCACCGAGGACTGGAAGAAGGTGCTGGACGTCAACCTGTGGGGCGTCATTCACGGCTGCCGGAGCTTCGGCAAGCGGATGGCACACCGCGGTCAGGGCGGCCATATCGTCAATATCGCCTCGGCTGCCGCCTTCCAGCCGTCGAGGGTGCTGCCCGCCTACAGCACGTCCAAGGCGGCCGTGCTGATGCTCAGCGAGTGCCTGCGTGCCGAACTGGCCGGTCAGGGCATCGGCGTCTCGGCCATCTGTCCCGGGCTGGTCAATACCGGCATCACCGCGACGGCCCGCTTCACCGGTGTCTCGGCCGACGAGGAGAAGCGCCGCCAGGCCAGGGCCTCGCGGATGTACCGGCTGCGGAACTACCCTCCGGAGAAGGTCGCCGACGCCATTCTGCGTGCGGTGGTCCGCAACCAGGCGGTGGTGCCGGTCACCCCCGAAGCGCGCGGCGCCCACCTGATGTCCCGCTTCACCCCGCGCGCGCTGCGCGCCCTTGCCCGCTTCGAGCCGCGACTGTAG
- a CDS encoding carotenoid oxygenase family protein: MTTTPPTTAAASTAPAPHMAGNFAPVKDEVTAYDLPVTGTIPPELTGWFLRNGPNPRDAASAHWFFGDGMVHGLRLEGGRAVSYRNRWVRTATFEGEPTVDAQGRRNLAAGVANTHIVRHAGRTLALVESSLPYEIDCRPGHELETLGAHDFGGRLTTAMTAHPKTCPTTGELHFFGYGGPTPPYLTYHRADASGELVISRPIDVPGHTMMHDFHLTAGHVIFMDLPVVFDRSRPGMPYSWDPEYGARLGVLRRDDPYGEVRWLPIDPCYVFHALNAHDEGDQRIVLYVSRYAEFGGRTPAHLWRWTIDLTTGTVAEEQLDDRFCEFPRVDDRLAGLPARFGHATTGELPGSGPIPGALLRYDLQTGAVVRHDFGPRRTPAEAVFAPADDRPGGPGWLITYVYDASTDTSDLVVLDAEDISADPVATVHLPQRVPYGFHGNWLPDPVR; this comes from the coding sequence ATGACCACCACACCCCCGACCACCGCAGCCGCATCGACCGCTCCCGCACCCCACATGGCCGGCAACTTCGCCCCGGTGAAGGACGAGGTGACCGCCTACGACCTCCCGGTCACGGGCACGATCCCGCCCGAGCTCACCGGCTGGTTCCTGCGGAACGGCCCCAACCCGAGGGACGCCGCCTCGGCGCACTGGTTCTTCGGCGACGGCATGGTCCACGGCCTGCGCCTGGAGGGTGGCCGGGCCGTCTCCTACCGCAACCGCTGGGTCCGCACCGCCACCTTCGAAGGCGAGCCCACGGTGGACGCACAGGGCCGCCGCAACCTGGCGGCGGGCGTGGCCAACACCCACATCGTCCGGCATGCCGGACGCACCCTCGCACTGGTCGAGTCGTCCCTGCCCTACGAGATCGACTGCCGTCCCGGCCATGAACTGGAGACTCTCGGCGCCCACGACTTCGGGGGACGGCTCACCACCGCCATGACCGCCCATCCCAAAACGTGCCCCACCACCGGCGAACTGCATTTCTTCGGATACGGCGGCCCCACCCCGCCCTACCTCACCTACCACCGTGCCGACGCGTCCGGGGAGTTGGTGATCAGCCGCCCCATCGATGTTCCGGGGCACACGATGATGCACGACTTCCATCTGACCGCCGGCCATGTCATCTTCATGGACCTCCCCGTCGTCTTCGACCGCAGCCGCCCCGGCATGCCGTATTCCTGGGACCCGGAGTACGGCGCCCGGCTCGGGGTGCTGCGGCGTGACGACCCCTACGGCGAGGTCCGCTGGCTGCCCATCGACCCCTGCTATGTCTTCCACGCCCTGAACGCCCACGACGAGGGCGACCAGCGGATCGTGCTGTACGTGTCCCGCTACGCCGAATTCGGCGGTAGGACCCCGGCCCACCTCTGGCGCTGGACCATCGACCTCACCACGGGCACAGTGGCCGAGGAGCAGCTCGACGACCGGTTCTGTGAGTTCCCCAGGGTGGATGACCGGCTCGCCGGGCTGCCGGCCCGCTTCGGCCATGCCACCACCGGCGAGTTGCCGGGCAGCGGCCCCATACCCGGCGCCCTGCTCCGCTACGACCTGCAGACCGGTGCGGTCGTCCGGCATGACTTCGGCCCGCGGCGCACTCCGGCCGAGGCCGTCTTTGCCCCCGCGGACGACCGTCCGGGAGGCCCGGGCTGGCTGATCACTTATGTCTACGACGCCTCCACGGACACCAGCGATCTCGTCGTACTCGACGCGGAGGACATATCCGCCGACCCGGTCGCCACGGTCCATCTGCCGCAGCGAGTGCCGTACGGATTCCACGGCAACTGGCTGCCTGATCCGGTCCGTTGA
- a CDS encoding PadR family transcriptional regulator: MSLRHAVLGLLAKAPASGYDLMKLFNASLSSVWPATQSQVYGELTKLTTAGLVEIAAHGPRGRKEYAITEDGLAQLRHWLTDVEPGGPPRDDGLLRVFFLGIVTPLEAQTFLLHQAERAARTRATLEHIEETAEWDEEMISVYGRIALEYGLRMSATQEEWARWAADEVTSAKAKRASELARKRHEGGRQNEGPEKEGRQKEAE; encoded by the coding sequence ATGAGCCTGAGACATGCGGTGCTGGGTCTGCTGGCCAAAGCCCCGGCAAGCGGATACGACCTGATGAAGCTGTTCAACGCCTCGCTGTCGAGCGTCTGGCCGGCCACACAGAGTCAGGTGTACGGCGAGCTCACCAAGCTCACGACCGCCGGACTCGTCGAGATCGCCGCCCACGGCCCCCGCGGCCGCAAGGAGTACGCGATCACCGAGGACGGCCTGGCGCAGCTGCGCCACTGGCTCACCGACGTCGAACCCGGCGGCCCCCCTCGCGATGACGGCCTGCTGCGCGTCTTCTTCCTCGGCATCGTGACGCCCCTCGAGGCACAGACGTTCCTCCTGCATCAGGCCGAGCGTGCCGCTCGTACCCGTGCCACGCTCGAGCACATCGAAGAGACCGCCGAGTGGGACGAGGAAATGATTTCGGTCTACGGGCGGATCGCGCTGGAGTACGGCCTGCGGATGTCGGCGACCCAGGAGGAATGGGCCCGTTGGGCAGCCGATGAGGTGACCAGCGCAAAGGCGAAAAGGGCCAGCGAACTCGCGAGGAAACGACACGAGGGAGGCCGGCAGAACGAAGGCCCGGAGAAGGAAGGTCGGCAGAAGGAAGCGGAGTAG
- the pspAB gene encoding PspA-associated protein PspAB: MRFLDAILGRSKPVRPDLDQLFALPSAAVTLQAAAGFEPTGLGSVCFASVEGGTFARIQEEARSLLDGSVEFTQDAYGYTWLLARHPPEDVAGLVNDLHAVNTSLEEAGFGPQLLCSLVGFRDERRRSLALVYLYKRGTFYPFSPKEGGGEKRDNPLELEVRAMLGDDLTIEQDLARWFPVWGAPGL, translated from the coding sequence ATGCGATTTCTTGACGCCATCCTCGGCCGCAGCAAACCGGTACGCCCTGATCTCGACCAGCTCTTCGCGCTGCCGTCCGCCGCGGTCACCCTTCAGGCCGCGGCCGGATTCGAGCCCACCGGCCTGGGGTCGGTGTGTTTCGCCAGTGTCGAGGGCGGGACGTTCGCGCGCATCCAGGAGGAGGCCCGGTCGCTGCTGGACGGTTCGGTGGAGTTCACGCAGGACGCGTACGGCTATACCTGGCTGCTCGCGCGGCATCCGCCCGAGGACGTAGCAGGCCTGGTCAACGACCTGCACGCGGTCAATACCTCGCTGGAGGAGGCGGGATTCGGCCCGCAGCTGCTGTGTTCGCTGGTCGGCTTCCGTGATGAACGGCGGCGGTCGCTGGCGCTGGTCTACCTCTACAAGCGCGGCACCTTCTACCCCTTCTCCCCCAAGGAGGGCGGCGGCGAGAAGCGCGACAACCCGCTCGAACTGGAGGTGCGGGCGATGCTCGGGGACGACCTGACCATCGAGCAGGATCTGGCGCGGTGGTTCCCCGTATGGGGGGCGCCGGGCCTCTGA
- the htpX gene encoding zinc metalloprotease HtpX, whose protein sequence is MAQTRFAPDRGLTTRMVTTMFFIGLLYVVVVGVLVVLLKGAWVVVLLISGALFIAQFWFSDRIAAFSMGAREVTPEQAPELHGAVDRLCALADMPKPRVAIAESDVPNAFATGRGQKNSLVCATTGLLRRLEPEELEGVLAHELSHVAHRDVAVMTIASFLGVLAGIITRAALWSGIGRNNRDQNAAIAVLIVTAVSVVVYAISFLLTRLLSRYRELSADRAAALLTGRPSALAAALTKVTGQIARIPTEDLRKAQPFNAFYFAPAFNKESFNRLLSSHPTLEQRLDQLARISAQLGRA, encoded by the coding sequence ATGGCACAGACCCGATTCGCCCCGGACCGCGGGCTGACCACACGCATGGTCACCACGATGTTCTTCATCGGGCTGCTGTACGTCGTGGTCGTCGGCGTGCTGGTGGTGCTGCTCAAGGGCGCATGGGTGGTGGTGCTGCTGATCTCGGGCGCCCTGTTCATCGCGCAGTTCTGGTTCAGCGACCGGATCGCGGCGTTCAGCATGGGTGCGCGCGAGGTCACACCGGAGCAGGCGCCCGAGCTGCACGGCGCCGTCGACCGGCTGTGTGCGCTGGCCGATATGCCCAAGCCACGGGTGGCGATCGCCGAGTCGGATGTGCCGAACGCCTTCGCCACCGGCCGCGGTCAGAAGAACTCCCTGGTGTGTGCCACCACCGGGCTGCTCAGGCGGCTGGAGCCGGAGGAGCTGGAGGGCGTGCTGGCCCACGAGCTCTCGCATGTCGCGCACCGCGATGTCGCGGTGATGACCATCGCCTCGTTCCTCGGCGTGCTGGCCGGGATCATCACCCGGGCCGCCCTGTGGAGCGGTATCGGGCGCAACAACCGGGACCAGAACGCGGCCATCGCGGTGCTCATCGTGACCGCCGTGAGCGTGGTCGTCTACGCGATCAGCTTCCTCCTGACCCGGCTGCTGTCCCGTTACCGTGAGCTGTCCGCCGACCGGGCCGCCGCGCTGCTGACCGGCCGCCCCTCGGCGCTGGCCGCCGCGCTGACCAAGGTCACAGGCCAGATCGCGAGGATCCCGACCGAGGATCTGCGCAAGGCCCAGCCGTTCAACGCCTTCTACTTCGCCCCGGCGTTCAACAAGGAGAGCTTCAACCGGCTGCTGTCGTCGCACCCGACGCTGGAGCAGCGGCTGGACCAACTGGCCAGGATCTCGGCGCAGCTGGGGCGGGCGTGA
- a CDS encoding LLM class flavin-dependent oxidoreductase, with protein MRLSTVILPVRRWSEGGREAWQRAEELGFHAAYTYDHLSWRTFRDQAWFGALPTLTAAAAATSRLRLGTLVTSPNFRHPVTLAKELISLDDISDGRITLGIGAGGNGFDATALGQVPWEPRERADRFAEFVGLLDRLLTQDVVSYAGDHYSAHEVRNIPGCVQRPRLPFAVAATGPRGLKLAAQYGQAWVTTGDPKVSNGGGTPDESYAAIRGQLERLGKACADQGRDLADLQKIMLTGFTPDRPLDSVDAFVDFAGRHAELGVDELVLHWPIADSVFEADVAVFERIATEGLGQLAAR; from the coding sequence ATGCGACTGAGCACCGTGATACTCCCCGTCCGCCGTTGGTCCGAAGGCGGACGGGAGGCATGGCAGCGCGCCGAGGAGCTGGGCTTCCACGCCGCGTACACCTATGACCACCTCTCGTGGCGGACCTTCCGCGACCAGGCATGGTTCGGCGCCCTGCCGACGCTGACCGCCGCCGCGGCCGCGACCTCCCGTCTGCGGCTGGGAACCCTCGTCACCTCGCCGAACTTCCGGCACCCGGTCACCCTCGCCAAGGAACTGATCTCGCTCGACGACATCAGCGACGGCCGGATCACCCTGGGCATCGGCGCCGGCGGCAACGGCTTCGACGCCACCGCGCTCGGCCAGGTCCCCTGGGAGCCGCGGGAACGGGCCGACCGTTTCGCCGAGTTCGTCGGGCTGCTGGACCGGCTGCTGACCCAGGATGTCGTCTCCTATGCCGGCGACCACTACTCCGCGCACGAGGTCCGCAACATCCCTGGCTGTGTTCAGCGGCCGCGGCTGCCGTTCGCGGTGGCGGCCACCGGTCCGCGCGGCCTGAAGCTGGCCGCCCAGTACGGCCAGGCCTGGGTGACGACGGGGGACCCCAAGGTCTCCAACGGAGGCGGAACGCCGGACGAGTCGTATGCGGCGATCCGCGGACAGCTCGAGCGGCTGGGCAAAGCCTGCGCCGATCAGGGCCGGGACCTCGCCGACCTGCAGAAGATCATGCTGACCGGTTTCACTCCGGACCGTCCGCTGGACTCCGTGGACGCCTTTGTCGACTTCGCCGGCCGCCACGCCGAGCTGGGCGTCGACGAGCTGGTCCTCCACTGGCCGATCGCCGATTCGGTCTTCGAGGCCGACGTCGCGGTCTTCGAACGGATCGCGACGGAGGGGCTGGGACAGCTGGCCGCCCGGTAG
- a CDS encoding HAD hydrolase family protein, producing the protein MTDAPATPPRAPGTAVAPRLIATDLDGTLLHDDKTVSDRTIAALAAAERAGIEVFFVTGRPARWMGVVSDHVHGHGLAICANGAAVVDLHRGGRIVEVSPLERTVALSVVDALRSAAPGTSFAVERTGGIHYEPQYPPLLLDPAAVVAPAEKLLAEDFVSTLCPPPSGHDEPQGPGARSGDAPAGSAVTGSASSGDAPSNDTRSGHANRPADPTGPAFPDQPVIKLLAHHPELDPDAFLTLARTAAGDLASFTRSSPTALLEISGAGVSKAGTLARCCAQRGISPQEVVAFGDMPNDIEMLTWAGTSYAMANAHPDVLAATTGRTASNNDDGVAAVIERILRDGGPRDGR; encoded by the coding sequence GTGACTGATGCCCCCGCCACACCACCACGGGCGCCCGGAACGGCCGTTGCGCCCCGGCTGATCGCCACCGATCTCGACGGCACGCTGCTGCACGACGACAAGACGGTCTCCGACCGGACGATCGCCGCGCTGGCCGCCGCGGAACGGGCCGGCATCGAGGTGTTCTTCGTCACCGGGCGTCCGGCCCGCTGGATGGGCGTGGTCAGCGACCATGTGCACGGTCACGGCCTGGCGATCTGCGCGAACGGCGCGGCCGTCGTCGATCTGCACCGCGGCGGCCGGATCGTCGAGGTCAGCCCCCTGGAGCGCACCGTCGCCCTCAGCGTCGTGGACGCGCTGCGCAGTGCCGCGCCCGGCACCTCGTTCGCGGTCGAGCGCACCGGCGGTATCCACTACGAGCCGCAGTACCCGCCGCTCCTGCTGGACCCGGCCGCGGTCGTCGCGCCGGCCGAGAAGCTGCTGGCCGAGGACTTCGTCTCGACGCTGTGTCCACCCCCGTCGGGGCACGACGAGCCCCAGGGGCCGGGCGCCCGCTCCGGTGACGCCCCTGCCGGAAGTGCCGTCACCGGAAGTGCCTCTTCCGGTGACGCCCCCTCCAATGACACCCGCTCCGGGCACGCCAACCGCCCCGCAGATCCCACGGGCCCCGCCTTCCCCGACCAGCCCGTGATCAAGCTGCTGGCGCACCACCCCGAACTGGACCCCGACGCCTTCCTCACCCTGGCCCGTACGGCCGCCGGCGATCTCGCGTCCTTCACCCGGTCCAGCCCCACCGCCCTCCTGGAGATCAGCGGCGCCGGTGTCAGCAAGGCCGGCACCCTCGCCCGCTGCTGTGCACAGCGCGGCATCTCCCCGCAGGAAGTGGTCGCTTTCGGGGACATGCCGAACGACATAGAGATGCTGACCTGGGCCGGCACCTCGTACGCCATGGCCAACGCCCATCCCGACGTGCTGGCCGCCACGACGGGCCGTACCGCCTCCAACAACGACGACGGCGTCGCGGCCGTCATCGAGCGGATCCTGCGCGACGGCGGGCCGCGGGACGGCCGGTAG